A genomic window from Sphingobacterium sp. BN32 includes:
- a CDS encoding transglutaminase family protein: MDNYLKETKILDYSNVSIQELLEQRGWKDLGNVSRVKAIYNFVRDEIKFGYNVSDDIPASEILQDGYGQCNTKATLLMTLLRATGIPNRIHGFTIDKALQKGAITGIWYKLSPQNILHSWVEVWVNEQWYFLEGVILDKPYLTKLQEQNSDCKTTFCGFGVYTDNFENPPIEWNLNNTFIQDKGINQDFGVFDTPDEFYSKHQQKLNALKRFVFQYIVRYIMNNNVEIIRNKSVTNLKN; encoded by the coding sequence ATGGATAACTATCTTAAAGAAACAAAAATCCTTGACTACTCAAACGTTTCTATACAAGAGCTATTGGAACAAAGAGGGTGGAAAGATTTGGGCAATGTTTCAAGAGTTAAAGCCATTTACAATTTTGTCAGGGATGAAATAAAATTTGGCTACAATGTTTCGGACGATATACCTGCATCAGAAATATTGCAGGATGGCTATGGACAGTGCAATACCAAAGCGACTTTGCTAATGACGTTATTAAGAGCAACGGGAATACCTAACCGCATTCACGGTTTTACCATTGACAAAGCCTTGCAAAAAGGAGCTATTACGGGTATTTGGTACAAACTTTCGCCTCAAAACATCTTACATAGCTGGGTAGAAGTATGGGTAAATGAACAGTGGTATTTTTTAGAAGGTGTGATTTTGGATAAACCCTATCTCACCAAATTGCAGGAGCAGAACAGCGATTGCAAAACCACATTTTGTGGTTTCGGGGTTTATACCGATAATTTTGAGAACCCACCGATTGAATGGAACCTCAACAATACGTTTATTCAAGATAAGGGCATCAATCAGGACTTTGGCGTTTTTGATACACCCGATGAATTTTATTCTAAGCATCAGCAAAAGCTAAATGCGTTAAAGCGATTTGTTTTTCAGTATATCGTGAGGTATATAATGAATAATAACGTAGAAATAATAAGAAATAAAAGTGTAACGAACCTAAAAAATTAA
- a CDS encoding Fur family transcriptional regulator, with protein MKKSIEQKLLSKNTNPTSMRILVYDFLEQQQTAMSLSEIESHFYKADRVTIYRTLKTFEEKGIVHSIQENTTVKYILCHDGCDEETHKDWHLHFYCKICKQTTCKEDFIIPQNGNQNYRIDEIKLFGKGICENCLKESLQ; from the coding sequence ATGAAAAAAAGCATTGAACAAAAGCTGTTGTCAAAGAACACCAATCCGACCAGTATGCGGATATTGGTATATGATTTCTTGGAGCAACAGCAGACAGCGATGTCCTTATCTGAAATCGAAAGTCATTTCTATAAAGCAGACAGGGTTACGATTTACAGGACTTTGAAAACTTTCGAGGAAAAAGGCATTGTACACAGTATTCAGGAGAACACTACCGTTAAGTATATTTTGTGTCACGATGGGTGTGATGAAGAAACACACAAAGATTGGCACTTACATTTCTATTGTAAAATCTGTAAACAGACAACCTGTAAGGAGGATTTTATAATACCGCAGAATGGAAACCAAAATTACCGTATTGACGAAATAAAACTATTTGGTAAAGGTATTTGCGAGAACTGTTTAAAGGAGAGTTTGCAATAG
- a CDS encoding efflux RND transporter periplasmic adaptor subunit, with protein MKRIINNIVFSVFVLVAIFALNACTNKHTEDDGHNHGSEAAATTDEHEEENVAVLTDEQIKAVGIEIGMIEQKQLSATLKANGGLRVPNSNKANATSMFGGVIKSLNVEIGDFVKKGQVIATISNPEFIQLQEEYLSINSRIEFAEQEVARQRELNEGNAGAKKNLQSATSELNTLRTRKASLQQQIQMMGINPASLSNSSLKSSLVVTSPIGGTVSNVFAKIGSYVDVSSPIAEIIENTALHLDLQVYEKDIPLIKIGQKIDFVVTNNPNKTHSAEVYSIGSSFSGESKTIAVHSRITGDKTGLIDGMSITGNVSLDDVLSTAVPNEAVVNADGKYYIFLVKEQEEEPHDHKEDEAHDHGSENGTQFTRMEVVKGASQLGYTAITPVNEIPHGTHIVIKGAFFVNAKMNDTGEHGHAH; from the coding sequence ATGAAACGTATCATCAATAATATAGTTTTCAGCGTTTTTGTCCTCGTAGCAATCTTTGCTTTGAACGCCTGTACAAATAAACATACGGAGGACGACGGACATAATCACGGTAGCGAAGCAGCAGCAACAACGGACGAACACGAAGAAGAAAACGTTGCGGTACTGACCGATGAACAGATAAAAGCTGTAGGTATCGAAATCGGGATGATTGAACAGAAACAATTGTCCGCAACATTGAAAGCCAACGGTGGATTGAGAGTACCCAACAGCAACAAGGCAAATGCAACTTCAATGTTTGGCGGCGTTATCAAATCCCTCAATGTGGAGATAGGCGATTTCGTAAAAAAAGGTCAGGTCATCGCCACTATTTCCAATCCGGAATTCATACAATTACAGGAAGAATACCTAAGCATCAATAGCAGGATAGAATTTGCAGAGCAGGAAGTTGCAAGACAAAGAGAGCTGAACGAGGGAAATGCAGGTGCAAAGAAAAACCTGCAAAGTGCCACATCTGAATTGAACACGTTGAGAACACGAAAAGCATCGTTACAACAACAAATCCAAATGATGGGCATTAATCCGGCTTCCCTGTCAAATTCCAGCCTTAAATCCTCGTTGGTCGTTACAAGTCCGATAGGCGGTACGGTAAGTAACGTTTTTGCCAAAATCGGAAGCTATGTAGATGTGTCTTCGCCTATTGCCGAAATAATAGAGAACACAGCATTGCACTTGGACTTACAGGTTTATGAAAAAGATATTCCCCTAATCAAAATAGGTCAGAAAATAGATTTTGTCGTAACCAACAACCCCAATAAGACCCATTCTGCCGAAGTTTATAGTATAGGTTCATCTTTTAGCGGAGAGAGCAAAACCATTGCCGTTCACAGCAGAATTACCGGAGATAAAACAGGATTGATTGACGGAATGAGCATAACCGGAAATGTAAGTTTAGATGATGTATTAAGTACGGCTGTACCCAACGAAGCGGTTGTCAATGCAGACGGGAAATATTACATCTTTTTGGTCAAGGAGCAGGAAGAAGAACCGCACGACCATAAAGAAGATGAGGCTCACGACCACGGTTCGGAAAATGGAACTCAATTTACAAGAATGGAGGTCGTTAAAGGTGCTTCTCAATTGGGTTACACGGCGATAACGCCTGTAAATGAAATTCCACACGGTACACATATCGTGATAAAAGGTGCGTTTTTTGTGAATGCAAAAATGAATGATACCGGAGAACACGGTCACGCTCACTAA
- a CDS encoding CusA/CzcA family heavy metal efflux RND transporter: MLNNIIKFSIKNKFIIGLMTLLLIIWGVWSATKIPIDAQPDITNNQVQIITLSPTLAGQEVEQLVTFPVEQSIVNLPKVEEIRSVSRFGLSVVTVVFQDNVDIYFARQLVSQQLKEAQDQIPDGVGTPELAPVSTGLGEVYQYILHPKQGSEDKYSAMDLRTMQDWIVARQLYGTPGIAEVNSFGGLLKQYEVSVDPNRIKAMDVSISDIFTALENNNQNTGGAYIDKKPNAYFIRGIGLVTSLEDVGNIVVKNTESVPVFIKDVAKVQFGHATRYGAMTYNGEVDAVGGIVMMLKGENTATVVKNIKEKIPVIQQSLPDDVVIEPYLDRMNLVDRAISTVEKNLIEGALIVIFVLIIFLGNFRAGLIVASAIPLSMLFALGMMRLFGVSANLMSLGAIDFGLIVDGSLIVVEATMHHLGLRKSTQKLTQAEMDEEVYESARKIRTSAAFGEIIILIVYIPILTLVGIEGKMFTPMAQTVSFAILGALILSFTYIPMMSALCLSKKPITKRNFSDKMMDYLQGVYKPLLEKAIRIKYVIIAVAVGLFTISIFLFSRMGGEFLPTLGEGDFAFHCILPQGTSLSQSLETSMQASKIIKEFDEVKMVVGKTGAAEVPTDPMPPEATDLMIILKPQDEWKTKKSYDELSNEMMEKLEVIPGVFFEANQPIQMRFNELMTGIRQDVAVKIFGENLDSLLIYANKANAIIQTVEGATAPQVERIAGLPQINIEYDRTRIANYGLNVQEINDIVSTAFAGKSAGVVYENERRFDLVVRLDEEHRSSIEDVSNLFIPLPNGEQVPLSQVANIDYKLGPAQISREGGKRRIYVGFNVQGRDVASVVEEIQDKLAEQVKLPTGYYFTYGGQFENLQKATDRLLIAVPIALLLIFILLYFTFHSFKEAVLVYTAIPMSAIGGVFALLLRDMPFSISAGVGFIALFGVAVLNGIVLISTFNRLEKEGWNEIIPRIIEGAKTRLRPVLMTASVASLGFLPMALSTSAGAEVQKPLATVVIGGLMSATALTLFVLPLLYLVFMRNHKPTKNNKMKAITPILLLFTFLGFSQTSNAQNPVNVDRAIEIAMENNPQLRSKKLEIQSTQSLSKTAYELPKTDLNFQYGNTDGFEYNDGFQISQTIPFPTLFGVKKNLVKEQVKGQEWSKALTENELRKQVRTYYYQLAYLEHNASVLKYLDSIYADFIRVAELRYKTGDIGRIEVSTAVTKKGEINILLQQNEVFRQNAYQNLKNLMQTKEDFAIEPKSDYEPLLLTSFIDSSAIENHPSIQLLYQEAKIAEQNKKLERANSLPDFTFGYNNISLIGMHSRNGVEQFYGRGQRFSFVDVGITIPLFTTTRAKIRSLDYQKQSLELNAQWQQQQLKTELANALKQYEQNVSQFTYFKEQALPNADEIINAAKLGYSTGDISYVEYLFALQTTTDIQLNYLKSIQQINEAVTLIHSLISK, translated from the coding sequence GTGTTAAATAACATTATAAAATTCTCTATAAAGAATAAGTTCATTATAGGATTAATGACCTTATTACTCATCATTTGGGGGGTATGGAGTGCCACGAAAATCCCCATTGATGCCCAACCTGACATTACAAACAATCAGGTTCAGATTATTACCCTGTCACCAACATTAGCAGGACAGGAGGTGGAGCAACTGGTTACATTTCCTGTAGAGCAAAGTATCGTCAATCTTCCCAAAGTAGAAGAAATAAGAAGTGTTTCGAGGTTTGGACTATCTGTTGTAACCGTAGTGTTTCAAGACAATGTCGATATTTATTTTGCAAGACAGTTGGTAAGCCAACAGCTGAAAGAAGCACAAGACCAGATACCTGATGGAGTTGGAACGCCTGAACTTGCTCCTGTCAGTACAGGTCTTGGCGAAGTGTACCAATACATTCTCCATCCCAAACAAGGAAGCGAAGATAAATATTCTGCAATGGATTTACGGACAATGCAGGATTGGATTGTCGCCAGACAACTTTACGGTACTCCGGGAATTGCAGAAGTTAATAGTTTCGGCGGTCTGCTCAAACAATACGAGGTATCCGTTGACCCTAACCGCATCAAAGCGATGGACGTCAGTATCTCCGATATTTTTACTGCACTCGAAAACAACAACCAAAATACCGGAGGCGCTTATATTGATAAGAAACCCAATGCATACTTCATTCGGGGAATTGGTTTAGTCACTTCACTGGAAGATGTAGGTAATATTGTTGTTAAAAATACGGAAAGTGTTCCGGTATTCATCAAAGATGTAGCAAAAGTACAATTTGGTCACGCTACCCGATACGGAGCAATGACCTATAACGGCGAAGTAGATGCTGTGGGAGGTATTGTAATGATGCTCAAGGGAGAAAACACTGCTACGGTCGTAAAAAACATCAAAGAAAAAATACCGGTTATCCAACAATCTCTACCCGATGATGTGGTCATAGAACCTTATTTGGATAGAATGAACCTGGTAGATAGAGCGATAAGTACTGTCGAAAAAAACCTAATTGAAGGTGCATTAATCGTAATATTTGTATTGATTATCTTCTTAGGGAATTTCAGGGCAGGTTTAATCGTCGCATCAGCTATACCGTTATCAATGCTTTTTGCATTGGGAATGATGAGGTTATTTGGCGTAAGTGCCAACCTGATGAGTTTGGGAGCTATTGATTTCGGATTGATAGTGGACGGTTCGCTGATCGTTGTTGAAGCCACAATGCACCATTTGGGCTTACGGAAATCCACTCAAAAACTTACGCAGGCAGAAATGGACGAGGAGGTGTATGAATCTGCAAGAAAAATCCGTACGAGTGCAGCATTTGGAGAAATCATTATCCTCATTGTTTATATTCCTATCCTTACTTTGGTCGGCATAGAAGGAAAAATGTTTACGCCAATGGCGCAGACCGTAAGTTTCGCCATTTTGGGAGCTTTGATTTTGTCCTTTACCTATATCCCGATGATGAGTGCCTTGTGTCTGTCTAAAAAACCGATTACCAAAAGGAATTTTTCAGACAAAATGATGGACTATCTTCAAGGGGTTTATAAGCCTTTGTTAGAAAAAGCCATTCGGATAAAATATGTGATTATTGCGGTTGCCGTCGGACTTTTTACCATTAGTATATTCCTTTTTTCACGGATGGGCGGAGAGTTCCTGCCAACATTGGGCGAGGGCGATTTTGCTTTCCATTGTATTTTGCCGCAAGGAACATCCTTAAGCCAAAGTCTGGAAACCTCTATGCAGGCATCTAAGATAATCAAGGAGTTTGACGAAGTAAAAATGGTTGTAGGAAAAACGGGGGCTGCCGAAGTACCGACAGACCCGATGCCGCCCGAAGCGACCGACCTGATGATTATTCTTAAACCACAGGACGAATGGAAAACAAAGAAATCGTATGACGAACTTTCCAATGAAATGATGGAGAAACTCGAAGTTATTCCCGGTGTATTCTTTGAAGCCAACCAGCCGATACAGATGAGGTTTAATGAACTGATGACGGGTATCAGGCAAGATGTAGCTGTGAAAATATTCGGAGAGAACCTCGACAGTTTGTTGATTTATGCCAATAAAGCCAATGCCATTATTCAAACGGTAGAGGGTGCAACCGCTCCGCAGGTAGAACGGATAGCAGGTCTTCCACAGATTAATATCGAATACGACCGTACCCGAATAGCCAACTATGGCTTGAATGTACAGGAGATAAACGATATTGTCAGTACTGCGTTTGCAGGTAAATCAGCAGGCGTGGTTTATGAAAATGAGCGTAGATTTGATTTGGTGGTACGGCTTGATGAAGAACACCGCAGTTCTATTGAGGATGTGAGCAATCTGTTTATTCCACTTCCAAACGGAGAGCAGGTTCCACTTTCGCAGGTTGCCAACATTGACTATAAATTAGGTCCTGCACAAATCAGCCGTGAAGGAGGAAAACGAAGGATATATGTCGGATTTAATGTACAAGGGCGGGATGTAGCAAGTGTTGTAGAAGAAATTCAGGATAAGTTGGCTGAACAGGTTAAGCTACCGACAGGATATTATTTTACCTATGGCGGTCAGTTTGAGAACCTCCAAAAAGCTACTGACAGATTACTGATTGCAGTACCTATCGCCCTGCTTTTGATTTTTATCTTATTGTACTTCACGTTTCATTCGTTCAAGGAAGCCGTTTTGGTCTATACAGCTATCCCGATGAGTGCCATTGGAGGTGTGTTTGCCCTATTGTTGAGGGATATGCCATTCAGCATATCAGCAGGTGTAGGGTTTATCGCTTTGTTTGGTGTTGCTGTTCTGAACGGGATTGTACTGATTTCCACATTCAACAGATTGGAAAAAGAGGGTTGGAACGAGATTATCCCGAGAATTATCGAGGGGGCTAAAACAAGACTAAGACCCGTATTAATGACAGCGTCGGTAGCAAGTTTAGGTTTCTTACCGATGGCATTGAGTACAAGTGCGGGTGCAGAAGTACAAAAACCGTTGGCAACGGTCGTTATCGGCGGATTGATGTCAGCAACGGCATTGACGTTATTCGTACTGCCTTTACTATACCTCGTATTTATGAGAAATCATAAGCCTACAAAAAATAATAAAATGAAAGCCATAACACCTATATTGTTACTGTTTACGTTCTTAGGCTTTTCTCAAACCAGTAATGCACAAAATCCTGTAAACGTAGATAGAGCTATCGAAATAGCTATGGAAAATAACCCTCAGCTCCGTTCCAAAAAATTGGAGATTCAATCTACCCAAAGTTTGAGTAAGACAGCATATGAGCTACCGAAAACCGATTTAAATTTCCAATATGGGAATACAGATGGATTTGAGTACAATGACGGTTTCCAAATTTCGCAGACTATACCCTTTCCAACACTTTTTGGGGTAAAGAAAAACCTTGTCAAAGAGCAAGTCAAAGGGCAGGAATGGTCAAAGGCTCTGACAGAAAATGAGCTAAGAAAGCAGGTAAGAACATATTATTATCAGTTAGCGTATCTGGAACATAATGCTTCGGTATTGAAGTATTTGGATAGTATTTATGCAGACTTTATCCGTGTGGCGGAGCTGCGTTATAAAACAGGAGATATAGGGCGGATAGAAGTCAGTACGGCTGTTACCAAAAAGGGGGAAATCAATATATTGCTCCAGCAAAATGAGGTCTTCAGGCAAAATGCCTATCAGAATCTTAAAAACCTGATGCAGACAAAGGAAGATTTTGCCATTGAACCCAAATCAGACTATGAACCATTACTTTTGACTTCTTTCATAGACAGTTCAGCTATTGAAAACCACCCAAGCATCCAGCTATTGTATCAGGAGGCTAAAATCGCTGAACAGAACAAGAAGTTGGAACGGGCAAACAGCCTGCCTGATTTTACGTTCGGTTATAATAATATATCGCTGATAGGAATGCACAGTAGAAACGGCGTGGAACAATTTTACGGCAGAGGACAGCGGTTCAGTTTTGTTGATGTAGGCATAACCATTCCACTCTTTACTACGACCAGAGCGAAAATCCGTTCCCTTGATTATCAAAAACAATCATTGGAACTGAATGCCCAATGGCAACAACAGCAGCTAAAAACGGAGTTGGCAAATGCCCTGAAACAATATGAACAGAATGTTTCACAGTTTACCTATTTCAAGGAGCAGGCACTTCCGAATGCTGATGAAATCATCAATGCGGCAAAGTTAGGGTACAGTACCGGAGATATTTCTTATGTGGAGTACCTCTTTGCCTTGCAGACAACAACCGATATTCAGCTTAATTATCTAAAGAGCATACAGCAAATCAATGAGGCTGTAACGCTTATTCATTCATTAATCAGCAAATAA
- a CDS encoding DUF6660 family protein produces the protein MQCHCITFLLTLQKNMKVFFSILAIYMMAVFLMPCTDMYEKESFQNHNHSEELAHKASHDHQEKPDMCSPFCLCGCCGMVSGIVLQWNVYNLVKKTFDLSKAIVYYKSIFISLYLGEIWQPPKINA, from the coding sequence ATGCAATGCCATTGCATTACTTTTTTACTAACTTTGCAAAAGAATATGAAAGTCTTTTTTTCCATATTGGCAATTTATATGATGGCGGTATTTTTAATGCCTTGTACCGATATGTATGAAAAGGAGAGTTTTCAAAACCATAACCATTCAGAAGAATTAGCCCATAAAGCAAGCCACGACCATCAGGAAAAACCTGATATGTGCAGTCCGTTTTGTTTATGCGGTTGTTGTGGAATGGTGTCGGGCATAGTGCTTCAATGGAATGTATATAACTTAGTTAAGAAGACCTTTGACTTGTCTAAGGCCATAGTTTACTATAAATCTATCTTTATATCCCTCTATCTGGGAGAAATTTGGCAACCGCCAAAGATTAATGCATAA
- a CDS encoding GDCCVxC domain-containing (seleno)protein, producing the protein MEIKLQSIITCPNCGHKKEETMPTDACQYFYECEKCKHVLKPKQGDCCVYCSYGNVPCPPIQQNKKCC; encoded by the coding sequence ATGGAAATCAAATTGCAATCAATAATCACTTGCCCCAACTGCGGACACAAGAAAGAAGAAACAATGCCGACAGATGCTTGCCAATATTTTTACGAATGTGAAAAGTGCAAACATGTTCTTAAACCAAAGCAAGGCGACTGTTGTGTTTATTGTAGTTATGGAAATGTTCCTTGTCCACCTATTCAGCAAAACAAAAAATGTTGCTAA
- the merTP gene encoding mercuric transport protein MerTP, with amino-acid sequence MKTNNKLIGAGLLTAIAASLCCVTPVLALIAGTSGLASTFSWLESFRPYFIGLTILVLGFAWYQKLKPKKQIDCNCETAEKPKFIQSKTFLGIVTSFAIVMLAFPYYSSVFYPKTEKQIIIVDKSNIEKVEFTISGMTCASCEEHINHEVNKLIGIVNLKASYENGNTIVEFDNSKTNISEIEKAINSTGYSVTAKN; translated from the coding sequence ATGAAAACAAACAACAAACTTATCGGCGCAGGACTTTTGACTGCAATTGCAGCTTCACTTTGTTGCGTTACACCAGTTTTGGCTCTCATTGCAGGAACAAGCGGACTTGCCTCCACTTTTTCTTGGCTTGAATCTTTCAGACCGTATTTTATCGGTTTGACAATTTTGGTTCTTGGTTTTGCTTGGTATCAAAAGTTAAAGCCTAAAAAGCAAATTGATTGCAATTGTGAAACAGCAGAAAAACCAAAATTCATTCAGTCGAAAACGTTTTTAGGAATTGTAACATCATTTGCAATAGTAATGCTTGCTTTTCCATATTATTCAAGTGTTTTCTACCCAAAGACAGAAAAGCAAATCATAATAGTGGACAAATCCAATATTGAAAAAGTAGAATTTACGATTAGCGGAATGACTTGTGCAAGTTGTGAAGAACACATAAATCACGAAGTGAATAAATTGATAGGGATTGTCAATCTAAAAGCTTCTTATGAAAATGGAAATACAATCGTAGAGTTTGACAACTCGAAAACAAATATTTCTGAAATTGAAAAAGCAATAAACTCAACAGGGTATTCTGTAACCGCGAAAAATTAA
- a CDS encoding metalloregulator ArsR/SmtB family transcription factor, giving the protein MGNNSCIRQQADIEQINRCKDRVLELNDSFDYLSNGLELAGNIVRLKILFLLYEEKRLCVCDISDVLGMTISAVSQHLRKLKDRNLVETDREAQTIFYSLTKEYEKLLKPFFKILDENKVIEAI; this is encoded by the coding sequence ATGGGTAATAATTCTTGTATACGTCAACAAGCAGACATTGAACAAATAAACCGCTGTAAAGACCGGGTTTTAGAGCTTAACGATTCGTTTGATTATTTATCGAATGGGCTTGAATTGGCAGGAAATATCGTAAGACTTAAAATTCTCTTCCTACTTTACGAAGAAAAACGACTTTGTGTTTGCGATATAAGCGACGTTCTTGGAATGACAATCTCGGCAGTTTCACAACATTTACGAAAACTTAAAGACCGTAATCTAGTAGAAACAGACAGGGAGGCCCAAACTATTTTTTATTCATTGACCAAGGAATATGAAAAATTGCTAAAACCGTTTTTTAAAATACTTGATGAAAACAAAGTCATAGAAGCAATATGA